The Novosphingobium terrae genome has a window encoding:
- a CDS encoding NUDIX hydrolase, with translation MSADTILPEEMSMAEDIQWQGRFITAKTRGKWEYVSRARGIRAAVILPIDGDEVILVEQFRVPLGRPCLELPAGLVGDTLDNPDEDPTEAANRELEEETGYRAARMEVVGEFWSSPGMVSESFTLLRAHGLEKISAGGGVEGENITVHRVALAELPAFVAQARARGLAVDVKMLTLLAPWITGLGLPA, from the coding sequence ATGAGCGCCGACACCATTCTGCCAGAAGAGATGAGCATGGCAGAGGACATCCAGTGGCAGGGCCGCTTCATCACCGCCAAGACGCGCGGCAAGTGGGAGTATGTCAGCCGCGCCCGGGGCATTCGCGCCGCCGTGATCCTGCCGATCGACGGCGATGAGGTCATTCTGGTCGAGCAGTTCCGCGTGCCGCTGGGCCGCCCCTGTCTGGAACTGCCGGCGGGTCTGGTGGGCGACACGCTGGACAACCCCGATGAAGACCCCACCGAAGCGGCCAACCGCGAGCTGGAGGAAGAAACCGGCTATCGCGCCGCCCGTATGGAGGTGGTGGGCGAATTCTGGTCCTCGCCCGGCATGGTCTCGGAAAGCTTCACCCTGCTGCGCGCCCATGGTCTGGAGAAGATCAGCGCGGGCGGCGGCGTGGAAGGCGAAAACATCACTGTCCATCGCGTGGCGCTGGCGGAATTGCCCGCTTTCGTGGCGCAGGCCCGCGCGCGAGGGCTGGCCGTGGATGTGAAGATGCTCACCCTGCTGGCGCCGTGGATCACGGGGCTGGGCCTGCCCGCATGA
- a CDS encoding SDR family oxidoreductase: MKLAGRTALITGAAQGLGAEIARLFAAEGARVLITDLKGDAAATLAEEIGALSHPLDVTREDSWHTALAFARNKLGGLSILVNNAGIPVGGPFEDTTLADWRRAFAVHADGAYLGCRLALPLLRESQPATIVNMASAAAHNARAETAAYGASKAAVCALTRSVALHCAQNGWDIRCNALLPAYADTAMVDSFAPTMPGDILRAKLGAQLPMGRIATAQEVAQGALYLASPTSSFMTGAELRLDGGLSAR, from the coding sequence ATGAAACTGGCCGGACGGACAGCGCTGATCACCGGCGCGGCACAAGGGCTGGGCGCGGAGATCGCCCGGCTCTTCGCCGCCGAGGGTGCGCGCGTGCTGATCACCGATCTGAAGGGCGATGCCGCCGCCACTCTGGCGGAGGAAATCGGCGCCCTCTCCCACCCTCTCGATGTGACTCGCGAGGACAGCTGGCACACCGCCCTCGCCTTCGCGCGAAACAAACTCGGCGGCCTGTCGATTCTGGTCAACAACGCCGGCATCCCCGTGGGCGGCCCCTTCGAGGACACCACGCTGGCCGACTGGCGCCGCGCGTTCGCCGTTCATGCCGATGGCGCCTATCTCGGCTGCCGCCTCGCCCTGCCGCTGCTGCGCGAGAGCCAGCCCGCCACCATCGTCAACATGGCCTCGGCCGCCGCGCATAACGCCCGCGCCGAAACCGCCGCCTACGGCGCCAGCAAGGCCGCCGTCTGCGCGCTGACCCGCAGCGTGGCACTCCATTGCGCCCAGAACGGCTGGGATATCCGCTGCAACGCCCTGCTGCCCGCCTATGCCGACACCGCCATGGTCGACAGCTTTGCCCCCACCATGCCCGGCGATATCCTGCGCGCGAAACTGGGCGCGCAGCTCCCCATGGGCCGCATCGCCACGGCGCAGGAAGTGGCGCAAGGCGCCCTTTATCTCGCCAGCCCGACCAGCAGCTTTATGACCGGCGCCGAACTGCGGCTCGACGGCGGTTTAAGCGCGCGATGA